A region of Micromonospora chokoriensis DNA encodes the following proteins:
- a CDS encoding ABC transporter permease, giving the protein MSQPRVLGELAVLDDVGPPRRGRAYPAAGATSALLLPAAVLLGGLVLWPVLRTMHASVTTDGRWVGAEHFRTALAAPGTGAVVGRTVLWALLVPAVVTALGYLLAAASRRSEEGGLIRLILLVPVALPLVVTGVTFRLMYDPDPSRGLATLVAARLTGRSAEDAPQLLGPGLVTVALMSAFVWAWVGLAVLVFRSALDTVPPSLADAVRAYGGRRRHVLWDAQWRPLLLRTTAVVFALVAVGTSRTFDLILVMTPGSVRDEASVLALRIWQTSGGTTTGDGAALGVVWLVAVVGGIMVAALFVRQAWPPPRAEAAPPPGPVAPPRRVIRLIAVGAAVAWLVPLVVLVATSAHGRVDAAARGWWSTAPDGESYRNVVTGTELWRTLGFTLLLATAVTATVLVVALLAAYPLAWLTGPAAQATGLLLLAASVVPIQVIAGPVNEVLGLVLSSGTSQGLALVHTALGVPFAVLVLRNAFADLPVEQVRDARLGGRRWWHTMRRLARHNLSAVVAVSVLEFVQVWNDLVVGRLFSGSGASPLGPFLAEQTRSFVSNSGALAASSVLASVLPVVLVVVSRRHLVAGLVSGGVR; this is encoded by the coding sequence ATGAGCCAGCCACGGGTCCTCGGCGAGCTGGCCGTACTCGACGACGTCGGGCCGCCCCGACGGGGGCGTGCCTATCCGGCGGCGGGTGCGACCTCGGCGCTGTTGCTGCCGGCCGCCGTGCTGCTCGGTGGGCTGGTGCTGTGGCCGGTGCTGCGGACCATGCACGCCAGCGTCACCACCGACGGCCGCTGGGTCGGCGCGGAGCACTTCCGGACGGCGCTCGCCGCCCCGGGCACGGGCGCGGTGGTCGGCCGGACGGTGCTGTGGGCACTGCTGGTGCCGGCGGTGGTGACCGCGCTGGGCTACCTGCTCGCCGCCGCGTCCCGCCGCTCCGAGGAGGGCGGCCTGATCCGGTTGATCCTCCTGGTGCCGGTGGCGTTGCCGCTGGTCGTCACGGGGGTCACCTTCCGGTTGATGTACGACCCCGACCCGAGCCGAGGGTTGGCCACCCTGGTCGCCGCCCGCCTGACCGGCCGCTCGGCCGAGGACGCGCCGCAGTTGCTCGGGCCGGGGCTGGTCACCGTGGCGTTGATGTCGGCGTTCGTCTGGGCCTGGGTGGGCCTGGCCGTGCTGGTGTTCCGATCCGCGCTGGACACGGTGCCGCCGAGCCTCGCCGACGCGGTCCGCGCCTACGGCGGGCGGCGTCGGCACGTCCTGTGGGACGCCCAGTGGCGGCCCCTGCTGCTGCGTACCACGGCTGTGGTCTTCGCGTTGGTGGCGGTCGGCACCAGCCGCACGTTCGACCTGATCCTGGTGATGACCCCCGGCTCGGTCCGGGACGAGGCGTCGGTGCTCGCGCTGCGGATCTGGCAGACCTCGGGGGGCACCACCACCGGCGACGGCGCCGCGCTCGGCGTGGTGTGGCTGGTGGCGGTCGTCGGCGGGATCATGGTGGCCGCGCTCTTCGTCCGACAGGCCTGGCCGCCGCCGCGCGCCGAGGCGGCCCCGCCGCCGGGCCCGGTCGCCCCGCCCCGGCGGGTCATCCGGCTGATCGCGGTCGGCGCGGCGGTGGCGTGGCTGGTGCCGCTCGTGGTGCTGGTCGCCACCTCGGCACACGGCAGGGTGGACGCCGCGGCGCGTGGTTGGTGGTCGACGGCGCCCGACGGCGAGTCCTACCGGAATGTGGTCACCGGCACCGAGTTGTGGCGCACGTTGGGCTTCACGTTGCTCCTGGCCACCGCGGTGACCGCCACGGTGCTGGTGGTCGCGCTGCTGGCCGCGTACCCGCTGGCCTGGTTGACCGGGCCGGCCGCGCAGGCCACCGGGCTGCTGCTGCTGGCCGCCAGCGTCGTGCCGATCCAGGTCATCGCCGGCCCGGTCAACGAGGTGCTCGGCCTGGTGCTGTCCTCCGGCACCTCCCAGGGCCTGGCCCTGGTGCACACCGCGTTGGGTGTGCCGTTTGCCGTGCTGGTGCTGCGCAACGCGTTCGCCGACCTGCCCGTCGAGCAGGTGCGCGACGCCCGACTGGGCGGCCGTCGGTGGTGGCACACCATGCGACGGCTGGCCCGGCACAACCTGTCGGCGGTGGTGGCGGTGTCCGTGCTGGAGTTCGTCCAGGTCTGGAACGACCTGGTGGTGGGTCGGCTGTTCAGCGGGTCGGGGGCGTCGCCGCTCGGGCCGTTCCTGGCCGAGCAGACGCGCAGCTTCGTGAGCAACAGCGGCGCGCTGGCCGCCAGCTCGGTGCTCGCCTCGGTGCTGCCGGTGGTGCTGGTGGTGGTGTCGCGGCGGCACCTGGTCGCCGGGCTCGTCTCCGGGGGTGTGCGCTGA
- a CDS encoding tetratricopeptide repeat protein, translating into MVSGVLANVVSNLASNLLSELAASVLGPTSIALAVGGIVGFVVYEVRRRRAERDVDPEPTDVLTTPAAGAPNLPYTAEFTGRGEHVEAVVALLSREHAVAVLGRRAVGTSACAVAAANLCRDDFPDGQYYLDLRRHGRPRSAQQVLTALARILGTAPPTSGRPDALVAAADAVRGQLDGRRILLVLDNVDRPDQVRPLLPPTARTCRLLLAGGPALTGLKGVVAHWIAEPGTSEAVELFATAGGAAPAARVRRADPRTDPAVRDIVDLCGRQPRTVRALGYRTAQHGWRHADVLDALRRAVQTPPHQRLAVSPAARLITERDTAYRSLSREARRLYRVMSLIPAPVDRPTIAALAGRHPERVTALLDQLAAGAFVVGAPGDRYEIRPLLADSARLHLRDADPVRARVAAQARLTRHLARRAERHAANLAVLGAPPDREWSLPLDDDPYGWFDLHQELLLAVVRVPSGAAETLPRRVRRWWFRLAVALCGWLAYAERLDEWEQVCRTVLATPTADDRPEIAGWAHNELGVLRRRRHDPHGAAAALTLAVNERGRGGTAQARMNLGLALLDLGQLDDAVEHLEMSRRHRSGADRAGHALTDLGLGAAQLARGELDSAHHHLVRAANTFRSVGDARGYAAALTNLVLVHAGLGEHLDAAQAWRAALREYESVNDPTSRATALLNAGATLLTSTPGQARVAYDLLAESRRLREETQPTAGLARTLLYLGDACTALGEHADARRHWADAATVAEEVADGQALAAADARLDNDAADRVT; encoded by the coding sequence GTGGTCAGCGGCGTCCTCGCCAACGTGGTCAGCAACCTCGCCAGCAACCTGCTCTCCGAGTTGGCGGCCAGCGTGCTCGGCCCGACGAGCATCGCGCTCGCCGTCGGCGGCATCGTGGGCTTCGTCGTGTACGAGGTCCGTCGCCGCCGGGCGGAACGGGACGTCGACCCGGAACCGACGGACGTGCTCACCACCCCGGCCGCCGGCGCCCCGAACCTGCCCTACACGGCCGAGTTCACCGGTCGCGGCGAGCACGTCGAGGCGGTCGTCGCGCTGCTCTCCCGGGAACACGCGGTGGCGGTGTTGGGCCGCCGGGCGGTGGGCACCTCGGCGTGCGCCGTCGCGGCCGCGAACCTGTGCCGGGACGACTTCCCGGACGGGCAGTACTACCTCGACCTGCGCCGACACGGCCGACCCCGCTCGGCCCAACAGGTGCTCACCGCGCTGGCCCGGATCTTGGGCACCGCCCCGCCGACCTCCGGCCGACCGGACGCGCTCGTCGCCGCCGCCGACGCGGTGCGCGGCCAGCTCGACGGCCGCCGGATCCTGCTGGTGCTGGACAACGTCGACCGGCCCGACCAGGTCCGGCCCCTCCTGCCGCCCACCGCGCGCACCTGCCGGCTGCTGCTCGCCGGCGGCCCGGCGCTGACGGGGCTCAAGGGCGTGGTCGCACACTGGATCGCCGAGCCGGGCACCTCCGAGGCGGTCGAGTTGTTCGCCACCGCGGGCGGGGCCGCACCCGCCGCCCGGGTCCGCCGTGCCGATCCGCGCACCGACCCGGCGGTACGCGACATCGTCGACCTGTGCGGCCGACAGCCCCGCACCGTCCGCGCGCTCGGTTATCGCACCGCGCAGCACGGCTGGCGACATGCCGACGTGCTGGACGCGCTGCGCCGCGCGGTGCAGACGCCACCACACCAGCGGCTCGCCGTGTCACCGGCCGCGCGTCTGATCACCGAACGGGACACCGCGTACCGGTCGTTGAGCCGCGAGGCGCGACGGTTGTACCGGGTGATGTCACTGATCCCCGCCCCGGTGGACCGGCCCACCATCGCCGCGCTGGCCGGCCGGCACCCCGAGCGGGTGACCGCGCTGCTCGACCAGTTGGCCGCCGGGGCGTTCGTGGTCGGCGCGCCCGGCGACCGGTACGAGATCCGCCCGCTGCTCGCCGACAGCGCCCGTCTGCACCTGCGCGACGCCGATCCGGTCCGGGCCCGGGTCGCCGCGCAGGCCCGGTTGACCCGGCACCTGGCCCGCCGGGCCGAGCGGCACGCCGCCAACCTGGCGGTGCTCGGCGCACCACCGGACCGGGAGTGGTCGCTGCCGCTGGACGACGACCCGTACGGCTGGTTCGACCTGCACCAGGAGTTGCTGCTGGCGGTGGTGCGGGTGCCGTCCGGCGCGGCCGAGACACTGCCCCGACGGGTCCGCCGGTGGTGGTTCCGGCTGGCCGTGGCGCTCTGCGGGTGGCTGGCGTACGCCGAGCGGCTCGACGAGTGGGAGCAGGTCTGCCGCACCGTGCTGGCCACCCCGACCGCCGACGACCGACCGGAGATCGCCGGGTGGGCGCACAACGAACTGGGTGTGCTGCGTCGACGTCGGCACGATCCGCACGGGGCGGCAGCCGCGCTCACCCTCGCGGTGAACGAGCGCGGACGCGGGGGCACCGCCCAGGCCCGGATGAACCTCGGCCTGGCCCTGCTGGATCTGGGGCAGCTGGACGACGCGGTGGAGCACCTGGAGATGTCCCGGAGGCACCGCTCCGGGGCGGACCGGGCCGGGCACGCCCTCACCGACCTGGGTCTCGGCGCGGCGCAGCTCGCCCGGGGTGAGTTGGACAGCGCACACCACCACCTGGTGCGGGCGGCGAACACCTTCCGGTCGGTGGGCGACGCCCGGGGGTACGCGGCGGCGTTGACCAACCTGGTGCTGGTGCACGCGGGTCTCGGCGAACACCTGGACGCCGCGCAGGCGTGGCGGGCGGCGCTGCGCGAGTACGAGTCGGTCAACGACCCGACGAGTCGGGCGACGGCCCTGCTCAACGCCGGGGCGACGCTGCTGACCAGCACGCCGGGGCAGGCGCGGGTGGCGTACGACCTGCTGGCCGAGAGCCGACGGCTGCGCGAGGAGACGCAGCCCACGGCGGGGCTGGCACGCACCCTGCTCTACCTGGGTGACGCCTGCACGGCGCTGGGCGAGCACGCCGACGCGCGGCGGCACTGGGCGGACGCGGCGACGGTCGCCGAGGAGGTCGCCGACGGGCAGGCACTGGCCGCCGCCGACGCCCGGCTGGACAACGACGCCGCGGACCGCGTGACGTAG
- a CDS encoding ABC transporter ATP-binding protein — MIVDALAVRGLSRNFGNLVVLDDVSFTLPAGRIAVVLGPNGSGKTTLLRCVVGADRPDAGEVLVQGRRADETDPQVRALMAAALDDIDFFPDLSVVEHLELVAYAHGGDAEPVEEVLAELGLEAARDQLPVTLSSGQRRRLALASCFVRPRRVLILDEPEQRLDVRGRQWLTERLLREREAGTAVLLASHDPELIDAVVDERIEIGR, encoded by the coding sequence GTGATCGTGGACGCGCTCGCGGTACGGGGACTCAGTCGCAACTTCGGCAATCTGGTGGTGCTCGACGACGTGAGTTTCACACTCCCGGCGGGTCGGATCGCTGTGGTGCTGGGCCCGAACGGCAGCGGCAAGACCACCCTGCTGCGGTGTGTGGTCGGCGCGGACCGGCCGGACGCGGGCGAGGTGCTGGTGCAGGGCCGGCGGGCCGACGAGACCGACCCGCAGGTGCGGGCGTTGATGGCCGCCGCCCTGGACGACATCGACTTCTTCCCCGACCTGTCCGTGGTCGAGCACCTGGAGTTGGTCGCTTACGCGCACGGTGGGGATGCCGAACCGGTCGAGGAGGTCCTCGCCGAGCTGGGCCTGGAGGCGGCCCGGGACCAGTTGCCGGTGACGCTGTCCAGCGGTCAACGCCGCCGGCTGGCGCTCGCCTCGTGTTTCGTCCGCCCCCGTCGGGTGCTGATCCTGGACGAGCCCGAGCAGCGGCTGGACGTCCGTGGGCGGCAGTGGCTCACCGAGCGTCTGCTCCGCGAACGCGAGGCGGGCACCGCCGTGCTGCTGGCCTCGCACGATCCCGAGCTGATCGACGCGGTGGTCGACGAGCGCATCGAGATCGGCCGGTGA
- a CDS encoding DUF6297 family protein: MTAPTATIAGTSTGVPSARQLRTRLRKARSRHHDHSLSDVLGDAYVIVLFTGMYGWFAVSASRDLLDSPTVGQAEPGVRWWLAVAALLAGAGLAWRGLRALGPLLVTPATQSWATSAPVDRRAWLAPRFALLLVGAAAGTATLGAAVAALGGVSDPGALGWAAAAGAGWGAAALALSVVAQSSRAGRRWPMLIGAVPLVAAAVITGAVVFVGGLGDALPRPAATPTIALFAVAVPFVGVGTVLAVRALPRVDRATLTTGAQFANAASTAMILLDPSLLAGLVESRRWRRVGKVRSSRFRPGPGWWALLQADVRRLRRHPSAVLIWAALIGVQYAAALAMPGLAGAAQVVFAYLAVDRLTGGLRSISRSPGLRRALGGSDNLLRGIHVVVPAVGAALWWLLTVPTVDPGPAWLAPTLALGVVAAAFRAGTRPPIDYGGATVNTPFGMVPVDLLRQGSRGPALLAVLVLVQLFLG; encoded by the coding sequence GTGACCGCCCCGACGGCCACGATCGCCGGCACGTCGACCGGCGTGCCCAGCGCGCGGCAGCTGCGCACGCGCCTGCGCAAGGCGCGCAGCCGACACCACGACCATTCGCTCAGCGACGTGCTGGGCGACGCGTACGTCATCGTCCTGTTCACGGGCATGTACGGGTGGTTCGCGGTCAGCGCCAGCCGTGACCTGCTGGACTCCCCCACGGTGGGGCAGGCCGAGCCGGGTGTGCGTTGGTGGTTGGCGGTCGCGGCGCTGCTGGCCGGTGCCGGCCTCGCCTGGCGGGGTCTGCGCGCGCTCGGCCCGCTGCTGGTCACCCCGGCGACGCAGAGCTGGGCGACCAGCGCGCCGGTGGACCGGCGGGCGTGGCTGGCGCCGCGCTTCGCCCTCCTGCTGGTGGGCGCGGCGGCCGGCACCGCGACGCTCGGGGCGGCCGTGGCGGCGCTCGGCGGTGTCAGCGACCCGGGTGCCCTGGGCTGGGCGGCGGCGGCCGGCGCGGGGTGGGGCGCGGCAGCGCTGGCGCTCAGCGTCGTCGCCCAGAGCAGCCGGGCCGGTCGACGGTGGCCGATGCTGATCGGCGCGGTCCCGCTGGTCGCGGCCGCCGTGATCACCGGCGCGGTGGTGTTCGTCGGGGGCCTGGGCGACGCGTTGCCCCGACCGGCGGCGACGCCCACCATCGCGCTGTTCGCCGTGGCGGTGCCGTTCGTGGGCGTGGGCACGGTCCTCGCGGTACGCGCGCTGCCCCGCGTCGACCGGGCCACGCTGACCACCGGCGCCCAGTTCGCCAACGCCGCCTCCACGGCCATGATCCTGCTGGACCCGAGTCTCCTCGCCGGGCTGGTGGAGAGCCGGCGGTGGCGTCGGGTCGGCAAGGTCCGCAGCAGCCGGTTCCGGCCCGGTCCGGGCTGGTGGGCGCTGCTCCAGGCCGACGTCCGACGCCTGCGCCGTCACCCGAGCGCGGTGCTGATCTGGGCGGCGCTGATCGGGGTGCAGTATGCTGCCGCGCTCGCCATGCCCGGGTTGGCCGGGGCCGCTCAGGTGGTGTTCGCGTACCTCGCCGTCGACCGGCTGACCGGTGGTCTGCGGTCGATCAGCCGCTCACCCGGGCTGCGTCGGGCGCTCGGGGGCAGCGACAACCTGCTGCGCGGCATCCACGTGGTGGTGCCGGCCGTCGGCGCGGCTCTGTGGTGGTTGCTGACAGTGCCGACCGTCGATCCGGGGCCGGCGTGGCTCGCGCCGACGCTGGCGCTCGGGGTGGTGGCCGCCGCGTTCCGGGCCGGCACCCGCCCACCGATCGACTACGGCGGCGCGACTGTCAACACCCCGTTCGGGATGGTCCCTGTCGACCTGCTGCGCCAGGGCTCACGGGGGCCGGCGCTGCTCGCCGTGCTCGTCCTGGTCCAGCTGTTCCTGGGCTGA
- a CDS encoding MBL fold metallo-hydrolase, producing MRITRFTHACVRVEHDGGVLVIDPGTWSEPRALVGADAVLVTHEHTDHVDVLRLAGLGVPVYAPEGARLPDLAPLPVTRVRAGQRFTAAGIEVSAHGGRHAAIHEGQPDCPNLGYLVGDGLYHPGDSLHVPDEPVRTLLVPAQGSWLRLDEAIRFAAAVGAAAAHPIHDAQLNERGLASVAGWFGETIPGYRHLAPGDTA from the coding sequence ATGCGGATCACGCGGTTCACCCATGCCTGCGTCCGGGTCGAGCACGACGGCGGGGTGCTGGTGATCGACCCGGGGACGTGGAGCGAGCCACGTGCCCTGGTCGGCGCGGACGCCGTCCTGGTCACCCACGAGCACACCGACCACGTGGACGTGCTGCGCCTCGCCGGCCTGGGCGTCCCCGTGTACGCCCCGGAGGGTGCCCGACTGCCCGACCTCGCGCCGCTGCCGGTGACCCGGGTCCGCGCGGGGCAACGCTTCACGGCGGCCGGCATCGAGGTCAGTGCACACGGCGGCCGGCACGCGGCGATCCACGAGGGGCAGCCGGACTGCCCCAACCTGGGCTACCTGGTCGGTGACGGGCTCTACCACCCCGGTGACTCGTTGCACGTTCCGGACGAGCCGGTCCGCACACTGCTCGTCCCGGCCCAGGGGTCGTGGCTGCGCCTCGACGAGGCGATCCGATTCGCCGCCGCCGTCGGTGCCGCCGCGGCCCACCCGATCCACGACGCGCAGCTCAACGAGCGTGGCCTGGCCAGCGTCGCCGGCTGGTTCGGCGAGACGATCCCCGGCTACCGCCACCTCGCACCCGGCGATACCGCCTGA
- a CDS encoding DUF5919 domain-containing protein, whose amino-acid sequence MPGWAGRGGRQRRAFGVGGALLGIAVAMLLGAWRSTGFLSDLLLNLGASVVLAAISYVIFDPLFEEARKARVQEHLSFDQQAFVTRLHRSGRRVRILDTWTILLEQRHREETLTAIRAALANGAQVQLLLLDPDCTAAQQRSEELERQRVDVPRQIRTNLRHLAAFADALDSRLRHRLQVRLYDASPSIQLYQWDGRALISFFPIGKLSFNVPQLEVDMDSPWGGFVHARFEELWEHDQATLDLERYWSVTVTLRHDDSDVVEVRVPYVTVDGQHFVDCRGFRVTGPLTVRAVLPPRAPGAAPAVFALAEPADGDHTPAEVVKRHFDQKYGHDDGGRAVYRLVPPPGASRTPEPRSAAAGDNHGR is encoded by the coding sequence ATGCCGGGGTGGGCTGGTCGAGGTGGCCGGCAGCGGCGCGCCTTCGGCGTCGGTGGGGCGCTGCTCGGGATCGCCGTCGCGATGCTGCTGGGCGCCTGGCGCAGCACCGGGTTCCTCAGCGACCTGCTGCTCAACCTCGGGGCCAGCGTGGTGCTCGCGGCCATCTCGTACGTCATCTTCGACCCGCTGTTCGAGGAGGCCCGCAAGGCCAGGGTGCAGGAGCACCTCAGCTTCGACCAGCAGGCCTTCGTGACGCGGCTGCACCGCTCCGGCCGCCGGGTCCGCATCCTGGACACCTGGACCATCCTGCTGGAGCAACGGCACCGCGAGGAGACCCTGACCGCGATCCGGGCCGCGCTGGCCAACGGCGCGCAGGTGCAGTTGCTCCTGCTCGACCCGGACTGCACCGCCGCCCAGCAGCGCTCCGAGGAGCTGGAGCGGCAGCGGGTGGACGTGCCGCGGCAGATCCGCACCAACCTGCGTCACCTCGCCGCCTTCGCCGACGCCCTCGACAGCCGTCTGCGGCACCGCCTCCAGGTCCGGCTCTACGACGCCTCACCGTCGATCCAGCTCTACCAGTGGGACGGGCGGGCGTTGATCTCGTTCTTCCCGATCGGGAAGTTGTCGTTCAACGTTCCCCAACTGGAAGTCGACATGGACAGCCCGTGGGGCGGGTTCGTGCACGCCCGGTTCGAGGAGCTGTGGGAGCACGACCAGGCCACCCTGGACCTGGAACGGTACTGGTCGGTCACGGTCACCCTGCGCCACGACGACTCGGACGTGGTGGAGGTACGGGTGCCGTACGTGACGGTGGACGGGCAGCACTTCGTCGACTGCCGTGGCTTCCGGGTGACCGGGCCGCTGACCGTGCGAGCCGTGTTGCCGCCCCGCGCACCCGGGGCGGCGCCCGCCGTGTTCGCGCTGGCCGAGCCGGCCGACGGTGACCACACGCCGGCCGAGGTCGTGAAACGCCACTTCGATCAGAAGTACGGCCACGACGACGGCGGCCGGGCTGTCTACCGACTGGTGCCGCCGCCGGGCGCCTCCCGTACCCCGGAACCTCGTTCCGCGGCGGCCGGGGACAACCACGGACGGTGA
- a CDS encoding pentapeptide repeat-containing protein, translating to MSPSPAPPPQSAQLRADCGRCFGLCCVVPAFAASADFAIDKPAGRPCPHLGPDHSCGIHTELRQRGFPGCTVFDCFGAGQQVAQVTFGGRDWRDAPETLPAMAEAFAVLRPLHELLWYLDAAVALHPPADLRDELEHARTETAVLTAGDVAQLRAVDVAAQRARVNPLLSRAGDVARSPGGVDHRGAHLLGVDLRRVDLRRANLRGALLIGADLRDVDLGLADVTGADLRGADLRGADLRRALFLHQAQLDAARGDARTGLPATLTRPAHWTALPLTPVRQPSRAGTAARRSRRR from the coding sequence GTGTCACCCAGCCCCGCACCGCCGCCGCAGTCGGCGCAGTTACGCGCGGACTGCGGGCGCTGCTTCGGGCTGTGCTGCGTGGTGCCCGCCTTCGCCGCGTCGGCCGACTTCGCTATCGACAAGCCGGCCGGTCGGCCGTGCCCCCACCTGGGCCCGGACCACAGCTGCGGCATCCACACCGAGCTGCGGCAACGCGGCTTTCCCGGCTGCACGGTGTTCGACTGCTTCGGCGCCGGGCAGCAGGTCGCGCAGGTCACCTTCGGCGGGCGGGACTGGCGGGACGCGCCGGAGACGTTGCCGGCCATGGCGGAGGCGTTCGCCGTGCTGCGCCCCCTGCACGAACTGCTCTGGTATCTCGACGCGGCGGTGGCGCTGCACCCGCCGGCCGACCTGCGCGACGAGCTGGAGCACGCCCGCACCGAGACCGCCGTGCTCACCGCCGGTGACGTGGCGCAGCTACGCGCGGTGGACGTCGCCGCGCAAAGGGCCCGGGTCAACCCTCTGCTGTCGCGGGCCGGCGACGTGGCCCGCTCCCCCGGCGGCGTCGACCACCGGGGCGCGCACCTGCTCGGCGTCGACCTGCGCCGGGTCGACCTGCGCCGGGCCAACCTGCGCGGGGCGCTGCTGATCGGCGCCGACCTGCGCGACGTCGACCTGGGTCTCGCCGACGTCACCGGGGCGGACCTGCGCGGGGCCGACCTGCGCGGGGCGGATCTGCGCCGTGCTCTCTTCCTGCATCAGGCGCAACTGGACGCCGCGCGGGGTGACGCGCGTACCGGCCTGCCGGCGACGCTCACCCGGCCGGCGCACTGGACGGCGCTGCCGCTCACCCCGGTCCGGCAGCCGTCGCGGGCCGGCACTGCCGCCCGGCGCAGCCGACGACGCTGA
- a CDS encoding preprotein translocase YidC translates to MGFRKRDGELPGDPQHSEDEAGQVPLVQVEADTEVPAPADTDVRPDIVTEDNSSGMTGGSSGSSGGGSSMPGHPDATR, encoded by the coding sequence GTGGGTTTCCGAAAACGCGACGGTGAGCTGCCGGGCGACCCGCAGCACAGCGAGGACGAGGCCGGCCAAGTGCCGCTGGTGCAGGTCGAGGCGGACACCGAGGTGCCGGCGCCGGCCGACACCGACGTGCGCCCGGACATCGTGACCGAGGACAACAGCTCGGGCATGACCGGTGGCTCGTCCGGCAGCAGCGGCGGCGGGTCCAGCATGCCGGGGCACCCGGACGCGACCCGCTGA
- the rnhA gene encoding ribonuclease HI translates to MVDAAAGRGVQIWTDGACSGNPGPGGWGALLRYGDHERELCGGEATPTTNNRMELMAAIQALESLNRPVTVELHTDSTYVRNGITSWLASWKRNGWKTAAKQPVKNADLWQRLEAACERHQVTWLWVKGHNGHPENERADGLANKGMTEARAALAGR, encoded by the coding sequence ATGGTGGACGCGGCGGCCGGCAGGGGCGTGCAGATCTGGACCGACGGGGCGTGCAGTGGCAACCCCGGGCCGGGCGGTTGGGGTGCCCTGCTGCGCTACGGCGACCACGAGCGGGAGCTGTGCGGCGGCGAGGCCACGCCGACCACCAACAACCGGATGGAGCTGATGGCGGCCATCCAGGCGTTGGAGAGCCTGAACCGGCCGGTCACCGTGGAGCTGCACACCGACAGCACGTACGTGCGCAACGGCATCACCAGTTGGCTGGCGTCCTGGAAGCGCAACGGCTGGAAGACCGCCGCCAAGCAGCCGGTGAAGAACGCCGACCTGTGGCAGCGGCTGGAGGCGGCCTGCGAGCGGCACCAGGTCACCTGGCTGTGGGTGAAGGGGCACAACGGTCACCCGGAGAACGAGCGGGCCGACGGGCTGGCCAACAAGGGCATGACCGAGGCGCGGGCCGCGCTCGCCGGCCGCTGA
- a CDS encoding lycopene cyclase family protein produces the protein MTESAPLDVDLALLGGGGAASLLLAALDRHGVHDLRIAVVDPVRRRGQDRTWAFWGHPGTDLDPLLSASWQQVEVATAARRRVLDLTPLRYAMLRSGPVYDRAAAAERRLDATRIVAPADTVTDDGTRVRVRTGDGHTVRAGWVLDSRPRPPARAGRTTWLQHFRGWWLKADRPVFDPTRAVLMDFRTPQPPRGVSFGYVLPVSDRYALVEYTEFSPDLLTDAGYDAALAGYRDLLGLDPAGLRVREVENGVIPMTDAPFPARPSPRVVRLGTAGGATRPSTGFTFSAMYRQADQVARALAAGRPPVPQAAYPRRHRWMDAVALRALDRGGVGGPDFFDRLFDRNPAERVLRFLDGVTTPAEEIAIMNSTRLLPMIAATAGDAAHRVRDRLRPTRPVPAVPPAVVGAEPSP, from the coding sequence GTGACCGAATCCGCGCCGCTGGACGTCGACCTCGCGCTGCTCGGCGGCGGCGGCGCGGCGTCCCTGCTGCTCGCCGCGCTGGACCGGCACGGCGTCCACGACCTGCGCATCGCCGTCGTCGACCCGGTCCGCCGGCGTGGTCAGGACCGCACCTGGGCGTTCTGGGGCCACCCGGGCACCGACCTCGACCCGCTGCTCAGCGCGAGCTGGCAACAGGTCGAGGTGGCCACCGCGGCGCGACGCCGCGTCCTGGACCTGACCCCGCTGCGGTACGCCATGCTCCGCTCCGGCCCGGTCTACGACCGGGCTGCCGCGGCCGAGCGCCGGCTCGACGCGACCCGGATCGTCGCGCCCGCCGACACCGTGACCGACGACGGCACCCGGGTGCGGGTCCGCACCGGCGACGGGCACACAGTGCGGGCCGGATGGGTGCTCGACTCGCGCCCCCGCCCACCGGCGCGCGCCGGTCGCACCACCTGGTTGCAGCACTTCCGCGGCTGGTGGTTGAAGGCCGACCGACCCGTCTTCGACCCGACGCGCGCGGTGCTGATGGACTTCCGCACCCCGCAGCCGCCCCGGGGCGTCTCCTTCGGGTACGTGCTGCCGGTGAGCGACCGTTACGCCCTGGTCGAGTACACCGAGTTCTCACCCGACCTGCTCACCGACGCCGGGTACGACGCGGCGCTGGCCGGCTACCGGGACCTGCTCGGTTTGGACCCGGCCGGACTGCGGGTACGCGAGGTGGAGAACGGGGTGATTCCGATGACCGATGCACCGTTTCCGGCCCGCCCGTCGCCCCGGGTGGTCCGACTCGGTACGGCCGGCGGCGCGACCCGCCCCTCCACCGGATTCACCTTCTCCGCCATGTACCGCCAGGCCGACCAGGTGGCCCGCGCCCTCGCGGCGGGGCGACCGCCGGTGCCTCAGGCGGCGTACCCCCGTCGGCACCGCTGGATGGACGCGGTGGCGTTGCGGGCGCTCGACCGGGGCGGGGTCGGTGGCCCGGACTTCTTCGACCGGCTCTTCGACCGCAACCCCGCCGAGCGGGTGCTGCGCTTCCTCGACGGGGTGACCACCCCGGCCGAGGAGATCGCCATCATGAACTCCACCCGGCTGCTCCCGATGATCGCCGCCACCGCCGGCGACGCGGCGCACCGCGTCCGCGACCGGCTGCGACCCACCCGACCCGTGCCGGCCGTCCCGCCCGCCGTGGTCGGCGCGGAGCCCAGCCCGTAG